The following nucleotide sequence is from Tissierellales bacterium.
AATCATTCTCTGACCTCTGTCAAATTCGTCCGTCTCCACTACTTCTTTTTTTATATTGCAACATCTCTCCACTATATAATCAGACTCAGCTCTAACAAATTCTATTCCAGAGCCTCCCTCTAAAAACTCAAAAAATTCTTCATCCCATATACATCCATACTTAATGACTTCTGCTAAACCATCTAATAGCCTCTCATCAGATAAAGTATCTAAAGTATTAGAATCAATTACAACTCTAGTTGGGTTGTAAAATGCGCCAACCAAATTCTTACCTGCACTTAAATTTACAGCCACCTTTCCTCCAACACTGCTGTCCACTTGTGCTAAAAGTGACGTAGGACATTGAATCCATTCTATACCTCGCATATAACTAGATGCTACAAATCCTCCAAGATCTCCAACTACACCGCCACCTAGTGCTACTAAAGCATCACTTCTCGTAAAATTATATTTAGCCATAAACTCAAGTATTTTACTAAAATTCTCCATAGATTTACTTGATTCCCCTGGCTCTATTATGTACTCAATCACCTGATAACCATAGCCTTCAAGTGATTGCATAGCTATATCTCCATAAATATCATAAACATTTCTATCACTTAATAACAAAATCTTATTTGCTTTTATAACTTCCGCCGTTTTTTCTCCAAGCTGATGTATTGAATTTCTCTCAATCAATATATCGTAACTTCGCTTGAGTCCTCTTACATTCAATTCTTTCATTCTAGTTTCACTCCTCTTGTGCCCTTTATTTCTCATACTACCATGATTCAAACTACTTTTCTATCATCTGATCTCTGGATATTTTTATTCTGCTCAATTTTTCAATTAAAAAAGCCTCATCTTCTAACTCTATAGCTCTCTTAAAATCCTCCAGTCTCTTTTGAAAGCACTCTATAGTTTGAACCATTTCTTTATTACTTACAAAAATATCCTTCCAAACCTCTGGTGCTCCCGATGCTATGCGAGTCGAATCTTTAAAACCTTTGCCTACAAATTTAGAACTAGCATTTGGATTAAAATCTTCAAGCAAATCAACTAATATAGCTGCACTCAAATGTGGTAAGTGACTTGTAAGTGCTGTCATTTTGTCATGAGTCTTAGGGCATACTCTTTGAACTTTTGCACCAGTTAATTCTATTAGTTTTTCCAATGATTTTATACCCCTCTCATCTTCGTAAGGTGTTATAAAAAAACATCTTCCATCAAATAAATTTCCATCAGCATTTTCTACACCGGATTTCTCAGAGCCAGCCATAGGATGCCCTCCTATAAATCGAACTCCTTCTGGCAACACGCCTTTTAAATCTTCATAAATATTTTTCACACTTCCAAGATCACTAACCATTACATTTGAATTTAAATTTTGACTCATCGCTTCTATTACATCTTTGTATTTGCGAATGGGTGTCGCTAATACTACAAGATCAATATCTCTCACGTTATTTGAATGAGGCGCTAAATGCCCATCAATGATTTCAAGTTCCATTGCTAAATCTAGCGCTCTCTCATTCAAATCCATGCCATATATTTTCCCATCAAAGCCTCTATCTTTTAGCGCTTTCGCAAAAGAGCCTCCCATGAGTCCAAGTCCTATTATTAGTATTTTATTTAAGCTTCTAAAGTCTCCCTCTCCCATAAGTTCACTTCCTCTCTACATCGCAGCTCTAATCTTATCGATAGCTGTCATCAATTGTTCAAATTTCTCCGGCTTAAGTGATTGATCTCCATCGCAAAGCGCTTCTTTTGGATTATTGTGAACTTCAACCATAAGACCATCACACCCAATTACTACAGCCGCTTTTGAAAGAGGTGCTACCATGTGCCAGCGTCCAGTTGCATGACTTGGATCAACCATTATAGGCAAGTGTGAAAGCTCTTTAATTGCTGTCACTACAGTTAAATCAATAGTATTTCTAGTGTATTTTTCAAAAGTTCTTATACCTCTCTCGCAAAGAATTACATTTGGATTTCCAGATGCCATGATGTATTCTGCTGACATAAGAAATTCTTCTATAGTAGCTGATAATC
It contains:
- the aroB gene encoding 3-dehydroquinate synthase, which gives rise to MKELNVRGLKRSYDILIERNSIHQLGEKTAEVIKANKILLLSDRNVYDIYGDIAMQSLEGYGYQVIEYIIEPGESSKSMENFSKILEFMAKYNFTRSDALVALGGGVVGDLGGFVASSYMRGIEWIQCPTSLLAQVDSSVGGKVAVNLSAGKNLVGAFYNPTRVVIDSNTLDTLSDERLLDGLAEVIKYGCIWDEEFFEFLEGGSGIEFVRAESDYIVERCCNIKKEVVETDEFDRGQRMILNFGHTLGHGIEAFYNYESITHGYAVAIGMALITDYTENYLGFTKSGSFERITNILKKYKLPYSEDLEIIRASLDRVKRDKKVINGKLNLILLEKIGKAIYKSCDIEREFWQ
- a CDS encoding prephenate dehydrogenase, with the translated sequence MGEGDFRSLNKILIIGLGLMGGSFAKALKDRGFDGKIYGMDLNERALDLAMELEIIDGHLAPHSNNVRDIDLVVLATPIRKYKDVIEAMSQNLNSNVMVSDLGSVKNIYEDLKGVLPEGVRFIGGHPMAGSEKSGVENADGNLFDGRCFFITPYEDERGIKSLEKLIELTGAKVQRVCPKTHDKMTALTSHLPHLSAAILVDLLEDFNPNASSKFVGKGFKDSTRIASGAPEVWKDIFVSNKEMVQTIECFQKRLEDFKRAIELEDEAFLIEKLSRIKISRDQMIEK